The Kitasatospora paranensis genome has a window encoding:
- the trxA gene encoding thioredoxin yields the protein MQSRNSRLNSAALRGAVDLAAVKAAGEAAQKAEQARVDRARQAAAGGEPAPVPYELVLDVTEETFEAEVVQRSTEVPVVVDFWAEWCGPCKQLSPILERLAEEYAGRIVLAKIDVDANQLIAQQFGIQGIPAVMAVVAGQLVPLFQGAENEANVRKIIDQLIAVAEQRFGIVGLQGGAGEGEEPQAPRVPVDPALEAAHDALDRGDLGGAVQAYQNVLTDRPGNAEAKLGLAQAQLLRRVEAVDPQQVRAAAAAAPKDVEAQLQAADLDLVGGHVEDAFGRLVDTVGRTAGEDRDTARLRLLELFEVIGPEDPRVITARTALARVLF from the coding sequence ATGCAGTCACGGAATTCGCGTCTCAACAGTGCCGCCCTCCGCGGCGCGGTCGACCTCGCCGCGGTCAAGGCGGCCGGAGAGGCCGCCCAGAAGGCCGAGCAGGCCAGGGTCGACCGGGCCCGCCAGGCGGCCGCCGGCGGCGAGCCGGCACCCGTCCCCTACGAGCTGGTCCTCGATGTCACCGAGGAGACCTTCGAGGCCGAGGTCGTGCAGCGCTCGACCGAAGTCCCGGTGGTGGTGGACTTCTGGGCCGAGTGGTGCGGCCCGTGCAAGCAGCTCAGCCCGATCCTGGAGCGCCTGGCCGAGGAGTACGCCGGCCGGATCGTGCTCGCCAAGATCGACGTCGACGCCAACCAGCTGATCGCCCAGCAGTTCGGCATCCAGGGCATTCCCGCGGTGATGGCGGTGGTGGCCGGCCAGCTCGTCCCGCTCTTCCAGGGCGCCGAGAACGAGGCCAACGTCCGCAAGATCATCGACCAGTTGATCGCCGTCGCCGAGCAGCGCTTCGGCATCGTCGGCCTGCAGGGCGGCGCGGGCGAGGGCGAGGAGCCGCAGGCTCCGCGCGTCCCGGTCGACCCGGCGCTGGAGGCGGCGCACGACGCGCTCGACCGCGGCGACCTCGGCGGCGCGGTGCAGGCCTACCAGAACGTGCTGACCGACCGGCCCGGCAACGCCGAGGCCAAGCTCGGCCTGGCCCAGGCGCAGTTGCTGCGCCGGGTGGAGGCCGTCGACCCGCAGCAGGTCCGGGCGGCCGCCGCGGCGGCGCCCAAGGACGTCGAGGCCCAGCTGCAGGCGGCCGACCTCGACCTGGTGGGCGGGCACGTCGAGGACGCCTTCGGCCGGCTCGTCGACACGGTGGGCCGGACGGCGGGCGAGGACCGCGACACCGCCCGGCTGCGCCTGCTGGAGCTGTTCGAGGTGATCGGCCCGGAGGACCCGCGGGTGATCACCGCCCGGACGGCGCTGGCCCGGGTGCTCTTCTGA
- a CDS encoding acyl-CoA mutase large subunit family protein, translated as MDADEIEAGRARWQQRYDRARKRDADFTTLSGDQVEPVYGPAPGQSYPGFERIGWPGEYPYTRGLHATGYRGRTWTIRQFAGFGNAQQTNERYRMILDAGGGGLSVAFDMPTLMGYDSDDGRSLGEVGHCGVAIDSAADMDVLFDSIPLGDVTTSMTISGPAVPVFCMYLVAAERQGVDPGVLNGTLQTDIFKEYIAQKEWLFAPEPHLRLIGDLMAYCAENIPAYKPLSVSGYHIREAGATAAQELAYTLADGFGYVELGLSRGLDVDVFAPGLSFFFDAHLDFFEEIAKFRAARRIWARWMRERYGAKTDKAQWLRFHTQTAGVSLTAQQPYNNVVRTAVEALSAVLGGTNSLHTNALDETLALPSEQAAEIALRTQQVLMEETGVANVADPLGGSWYVEALTDRIEAQAEEIFQRILDKATADHPIGPMTSGILRGIEDGWFTGEIAEAAFQYQTSLEKGDKRVVGVNCHPGTVTKELEILRVSHEVEREQVRVVGARKAARDETAVKAGLDAMLAAARSGDNMIPPMLQAVRAEATLGEICNTLRAEWGVYQETARF; from the coding sequence ATGGACGCCGACGAGATCGAGGCCGGCCGCGCGCGCTGGCAGCAGCGCTACGACCGCGCCCGCAAGCGGGACGCCGACTTCACCACGCTCTCCGGTGACCAGGTCGAGCCGGTGTACGGGCCGGCCCCCGGCCAGTCGTACCCGGGCTTCGAGCGGATCGGCTGGCCCGGCGAGTACCCCTACACCCGCGGCCTGCACGCCACCGGCTACCGCGGCCGGACGTGGACGATCCGGCAGTTCGCCGGCTTCGGCAACGCGCAGCAGACCAACGAGCGCTACCGGATGATCCTCGACGCGGGCGGCGGCGGCCTCTCGGTCGCCTTCGACATGCCGACCCTGATGGGCTACGACTCCGACGACGGCCGCTCGCTCGGCGAGGTCGGCCACTGCGGCGTGGCCATCGACTCGGCCGCCGACATGGACGTCCTGTTCGACTCGATCCCGCTCGGCGACGTCACCACCTCGATGACCATCAGCGGCCCGGCCGTTCCGGTCTTCTGCATGTACCTGGTGGCCGCCGAGCGCCAGGGCGTCGACCCGGGCGTGCTCAACGGCACCCTGCAGACCGACATCTTCAAGGAGTACATCGCCCAGAAGGAGTGGCTCTTCGCCCCCGAGCCGCACCTGCGCCTGATCGGCGACCTGATGGCGTACTGCGCCGAGAACATCCCCGCGTACAAGCCGCTCTCGGTCTCCGGGTACCACATCCGCGAGGCCGGGGCGACGGCCGCGCAGGAGCTCGCGTACACCCTCGCGGACGGCTTCGGCTACGTCGAGCTCGGTCTGTCCCGCGGCCTGGACGTGGACGTCTTCGCGCCGGGCCTGTCCTTCTTCTTCGACGCCCACCTCGACTTCTTCGAGGAGATCGCGAAGTTCCGCGCCGCCCGCCGGATCTGGGCCCGCTGGATGCGCGAGCGCTACGGCGCGAAGACCGACAAGGCCCAGTGGCTGCGCTTCCACACCCAGACCGCGGGCGTCTCGCTCACCGCGCAGCAGCCCTACAACAACGTGGTGCGCACCGCGGTGGAGGCGCTCTCCGCCGTCCTCGGCGGCACCAACTCGCTGCACACCAACGCCCTGGACGAGACCCTGGCGCTGCCCTCCGAGCAGGCCGCGGAGATCGCGCTGCGGACCCAGCAGGTGCTGATGGAGGAGACCGGCGTCGCCAACGTCGCCGACCCGCTCGGCGGTTCCTGGTACGTGGAGGCGCTCACCGACCGGATCGAGGCGCAGGCCGAGGAGATCTTCCAGCGGATCCTCGACAAGGCCACCGCCGACCACCCGATCGGGCCGATGACCTCGGGCATCCTGCGCGGCATCGAGGACGGCTGGTTCACCGGCGAGATCGCCGAGGCCGCCTTCCAGTACCAGACCTCGCTGGAGAAGGGCGACAAGCGGGTGGTGGGCGTCAACTGCCACCCCGGCACCGTCACCAAGGAGTTGGAGATCCTCCGGGTCAGCCACGAGGTCGAGCGCGAGCAGGTCCGGGTGGTGGGCGCCCGCAAGGCGGCCCGCGACGAGACCGCGGTCAAGGCCGGGCTGGACGCCATGCTGGCCGCCGCCCGCTCGGGCGACAACATGATCCCGCCGATGCTGCAGGCCGTGCGGGCCGAGGCGACGCTGGGCGAGATCTGCAACACGCTGCGCGCCGAGTGGGGCGTCTACCAGGAGACCGCCCGGTTCTGA
- a CDS encoding DUF2127 domain-containing protein: MFRIDWNRRHCSRKGHITYAPDEPALRERLHAPTAVGEAWRCLRCGDFSLGAPHGSGPADDAPLVPRGKALRDLFILRFLAVERLLRGLLILIVAWGVWKFSNSQDAVRRIFDENLSVFKPVTEHFHWDLEHSPIVDTIRKTFDYKHSTLLIVAGALIAYALIEIVEAVGLWMGRRWAEYLTVVATAAFLPLEVYELTERISVLKIGTLLLNIAAVLWILLSKRLFGLRGGVVAFEAERHSASLLEVEQAAGTAPGMVGGAV; this comes from the coding sequence ATGTTCCGCATCGACTGGAACCGACGGCACTGCTCGCGCAAGGGGCACATCACCTACGCGCCCGACGAGCCCGCGCTGCGTGAGCGGCTGCACGCGCCGACCGCGGTCGGCGAGGCCTGGCGGTGCCTGCGCTGCGGCGACTTCTCGCTCGGCGCCCCGCACGGCTCCGGCCCCGCCGACGACGCCCCGCTGGTGCCGCGCGGCAAGGCGCTGCGGGACCTGTTCATCCTGCGCTTCCTGGCGGTGGAGCGGCTGCTGCGCGGCCTGCTGATCCTGATCGTGGCCTGGGGCGTGTGGAAGTTCTCCAACAGCCAGGACGCGGTGCGCCGGATCTTCGACGAGAACCTGTCCGTGTTCAAGCCGGTGACCGAGCACTTCCACTGGGACCTGGAGCACTCCCCCATCGTCGACACCATCCGCAAGACCTTCGACTACAAGCACTCCACGCTGCTGATCGTGGCCGGCGCGCTGATCGCGTACGCGCTGATCGAGATCGTGGAGGCGGTCGGCCTGTGGATGGGCCGGCGGTGGGCGGAGTACCTGACGGTGGTGGCCACCGCGGCCTTCCTGCCGCTGGAGGTGTACGAACTCACCGAGCGGATCAGCGTCCTGAAGATCGGCACGCTGCTGCTGAACATCGCCGCGGTGCTGTGGATCCTGCTCTCCAAGCGGCTGTTCGGGCTGCGCGGCGGTGTGGTGGCCTTCGAGGCGGAGCGGCACTCGGCCTCGCTGCTGGAGGTGGAGCAGGCCGCCGGCACCGCTCCGGGCATGGTCGGCGGGGCCGTCTGA
- a CDS encoding MarR family transcriptional regulator gives MAKPLALDFDPIARADELWTRRWGGVPSMAAITSVMRAHQILLSRVDAVVKPYGLTFARYEALVLLTFSRTGRLPLSKIGERLMVHPTSVTNTVDRLERDGLVARRPNPADGRGVLAEITDRGRDVVEQATRELMDIEFGLEGYDPEQCHGIFEVLRPLRIAAGDFIPPSQEAPGGGGA, from the coding sequence GTGGCCAAGCCCCTCGCACTCGACTTCGACCCGATCGCCCGCGCCGACGAGCTCTGGACCCGCCGCTGGGGCGGCGTGCCGTCGATGGCGGCGATCACCTCGGTGATGCGCGCCCACCAGATCCTGCTCTCGCGGGTGGACGCGGTGGTGAAGCCCTACGGGCTCACCTTCGCCCGCTACGAGGCACTGGTGCTGCTCACCTTCAGCCGCACCGGGCGGCTGCCGCTCTCCAAGATCGGCGAGCGGCTGATGGTGCACCCGACGAGCGTCACCAACACCGTCGACCGCCTGGAGCGGGACGGCCTGGTCGCCCGGCGTCCCAACCCGGCCGACGGCCGCGGCGTCCTCGCCGAGATCACCGACCGCGGCCGCGACGTCGTCGAGCAGGCCACCCGGGAACTGATGGACATCGAGTTCGGCCTGGAGGGCTACGACCCCGAGCAGTGCCACGGGATCTTCGAGGTGCTCAGGCCGCTGCGGATCGCCGCCGGGGACTTCATCCCGCCGAGCCAGGAGGCCCCTGGCGGGGGCGGGGCGTAG
- a CDS encoding DUF3817 domain-containing protein produces MGWYRALAIATGVALLVFCGFIVAKYAFDTGAEITTYVAMLHGYLYLGYFVVTFLLGQKLKWPLGRMIFTLAAGCIPFASFVAERAVVRDAAALVPAEQAPETAGV; encoded by the coding sequence CTGGGCTGGTACCGGGCCCTGGCGATCGCGACCGGTGTTGCGCTGTTGGTGTTCTGCGGCTTCATCGTCGCGAAGTACGCCTTCGACACCGGCGCGGAGATCACCACCTACGTGGCGATGCTGCACGGCTACCTCTACCTCGGCTACTTCGTGGTGACCTTCCTGCTCGGCCAGAAGCTCAAGTGGCCGCTCGGTCGGATGATCTTCACCCTGGCCGCCGGCTGCATCCCGTTCGCGTCCTTCGTGGCCGAGCGCGCAGTGGTCCGCGACGCCGCCGCGCTCGTCCCCGCCGAGCAGGCCCCGGAGACCGCCGGAGTCTGA
- a CDS encoding AIM24 family protein, which produces MAQFRLQGSKVLAVDMAGDSVKARNGTMVAYNGQMNFKKMSGGGDGLRGMVTRRLTGEQMEVMEVKGQGTCFFADKATEVNLVRLNGETLFVESDNLLCTEATLRTGTSFTGLNGMASGNGLFTTKVEGHGWAALTSKGPAIILRVSQGMPLRVDPGAYVAHTGNLNRSLKSGAGWTTLIGEGGGEAMQVEFTGEGLVYVQPSEKLTFGGDV; this is translated from the coding sequence GTGGCACAGTTTCGACTCCAGGGCTCCAAGGTGCTCGCCGTGGACATGGCGGGCGACTCGGTCAAGGCCCGTAACGGCACCATGGTGGCCTACAACGGCCAGATGAACTTCAAGAAGATGTCCGGCGGCGGTGACGGCCTGCGCGGCATGGTCACGCGTCGGCTGACGGGTGAGCAGATGGAGGTCATGGAGGTGAAGGGGCAGGGCACCTGCTTCTTCGCCGACAAGGCCACCGAGGTGAACCTGGTGCGGTTGAACGGCGAGACGCTCTTCGTCGAGTCGGACAACCTGCTCTGCACCGAGGCGACCCTGCGCACCGGCACCAGCTTCACCGGCCTCAACGGTATGGCGTCGGGCAACGGCCTGTTCACCACCAAGGTCGAGGGGCACGGCTGGGCCGCGCTCACCTCCAAGGGCCCGGCGATCATCCTGCGGGTCTCCCAGGGGATGCCGCTGCGGGTCGACCCGGGGGCGTACGTGGCGCACACCGGCAACCTGAACCGCAGCCTCAAGTCGGGCGCGGGCTGGACGACCCTGATCGGCGAGGGCGGCGGCGAGGCCATGCAGGTCGAGTTCACCGGCGAGGGCCTGGTGTACGTCCAGCCGTCCGAGAAGCTGACCTTCGGGGGCGACGTCTGA
- a CDS encoding DUF3817 domain-containing protein yields the protein MKTSPAVHRLRLVSGPEGLSFLLLLVCSVLKRTTSFNAVPVMGTVHGVLFILYLVFLALAWQQQRWDAKRGVLLFVLSVLPTGGFFAERMLAREERGEVPAAPVAA from the coding sequence GTGAAGACCAGCCCCGCCGTGCACCGCCTGCGCCTCGTCTCCGGCCCGGAGGGGCTGTCCTTCCTCCTGCTGCTGGTCTGTTCGGTGCTCAAGCGGACGACCAGCTTCAACGCGGTGCCGGTGATGGGGACGGTGCACGGCGTGCTGTTCATCCTCTACCTGGTCTTCCTCGCGCTCGCCTGGCAGCAGCAGCGCTGGGACGCCAAGCGCGGCGTCCTGCTGTTCGTGCTCTCGGTGCTGCCCACCGGCGGCTTCTTCGCCGAGCGGATGCTCGCCCGCGAGGAGCGCGGCGAGGTGCCCGCGGCACCGGTCGCCGCCTGA
- a CDS encoding DUF6230 family protein, with the protein MSQTFGKTSWKRFAVAMVPGIAATAAIGVGLANNALAASFNVSGQRFKVTAADLDGQNFAQFGSYDFETNGTPHAVAISAFDTATIQKMCQSVVSEPSLLGLKLPKVTLRLEAGNDPAKPVTAQNLLIDLDQLNADAEFTNINIGQDASTLNTTATSGWKDIAGHPKPSGALGFSQAAPHAHLTGVQQTAWATSAGTFKLNGLSLKLYVGDDGNGKECY; encoded by the coding sequence ATGTCCCAGACGTTCGGCAAGACCAGCTGGAAGCGCTTCGCCGTCGCCATGGTGCCCGGCATCGCCGCGACCGCCGCGATCGGCGTGGGCCTGGCCAACAACGCCCTTGCCGCCTCGTTCAACGTGTCCGGCCAGCGCTTCAAGGTCACCGCCGCCGACCTGGACGGTCAGAACTTCGCCCAGTTCGGCTCGTACGACTTCGAGACCAACGGCACCCCGCACGCGGTCGCGATCTCCGCGTTCGACACGGCCACCATCCAGAAGATGTGCCAGTCCGTGGTCAGCGAGCCGAGCCTGCTCGGTCTCAAGCTGCCCAAGGTCACCCTGCGTCTCGAGGCGGGCAACGACCCGGCCAAGCCGGTCACCGCCCAGAACCTGCTGATCGACCTCGACCAGCTGAACGCCGACGCCGAGTTCACCAACATCAACATCGGCCAGGACGCGTCGACCCTCAACACCACCGCCACCAGCGGCTGGAAGGACATCGCGGGCCACCCCAAGCCCAGCGGCGCCCTCGGCTTCTCGCAGGCCGCCCCGCACGCCCACCTCACCGGTGTCCAGCAGACGGCGTGGGCCACCTCGGCCGGCACCTTCAAGCTGAACGGCCTGAGCCTCAAGCTGTACGTCGGTGACGACGGCAACGGCAAGGAGTGCTACTGA
- a CDS encoding AIM24 family protein yields MPFTKINNKMVEAKIMPGQRVFSQRGSMLAYTGEVSFTPNNMGGQGGVMSMIGRRVANEDTPLMTVEGQGSVMFGHGGHNVQVIDLTGDTLYVEADRLLAFDGTLQQSTMFMGQQGGVMGIVRGQVTGQGLFTTKLDGHGSVAVMAHGGVFELPIGPGQPVHVDPQAYVAHRGQVTNKLSTALGWRDMVGRGSGEAFQLELSGHGVVYVQASEEKL; encoded by the coding sequence ATGCCGTTCACCAAGATCAACAACAAGATGGTCGAGGCGAAGATCATGCCCGGCCAGCGGGTCTTCAGCCAGCGCGGCTCGATGCTCGCCTACACCGGCGAGGTCAGCTTCACGCCCAACAACATGGGCGGCCAGGGCGGTGTGATGTCGATGATCGGCCGCCGGGTGGCCAACGAGGACACCCCGCTGATGACCGTCGAGGGCCAGGGCAGCGTGATGTTCGGCCACGGCGGCCACAACGTCCAGGTGATCGACCTGACCGGCGACACCCTCTACGTGGAGGCGGACCGCCTCCTCGCCTTCGACGGGACGCTGCAGCAGTCCACCATGTTCATGGGCCAGCAGGGCGGCGTGATGGGCATCGTCCGCGGCCAGGTGACGGGCCAGGGCCTGTTCACGACCAAGCTCGACGGCCACGGCTCGGTGGCCGTGATGGCGCACGGCGGCGTGTTCGAGCTGCCGATCGGCCCCGGCCAGCCGGTGCACGTCGACCCGCAGGCGTACGTGGCGCACCGCGGCCAGGTCACCAACAAGCTGTCGACCGCCCTGGGCTGGCGCGACATGGTCGGCCGCGGCTCGGGCGAGGCGTTCCAGCTGGAGCTGTCCGGCCACGGCGTGGTGTACGTGCAGGCGAGTGAGGAGAAGCTCTGA
- a CDS encoding DUF6114 domain-containing protein, translating to MSSATAQAWPENNGGNTVRLRFRNWRRSRPFWAGLLAMIAGLPILYFPYAKLNLSGMTVSMATTAGAGSLIIGILMIALGVTAWFQPLVRIFCGVAVTLLSLISIPVSNLGGFGLGLILGLVAGGLLMAWRPVPAPVEPGRWAADADEPAAEPATAEYAAQEPAEVAAPAVPAQQAPADEAVAAADPGEPR from the coding sequence GTGTCCAGCGCAACTGCCCAGGCGTGGCCCGAGAACAACGGCGGTAACACCGTGCGGCTGCGGTTCCGCAACTGGCGCCGCTCACGGCCGTTCTGGGCCGGCCTGCTGGCCATGATCGCCGGCCTGCCGATCCTGTACTTCCCGTACGCCAAGCTCAACCTCAGCGGCATGACGGTCTCCATGGCCACCACCGCCGGCGCCGGCTCGCTGATCATCGGCATCCTGATGATCGCGCTGGGCGTCACCGCGTGGTTCCAGCCGCTGGTGCGCATCTTCTGCGGCGTCGCGGTGACGCTGCTGTCGCTGATCTCCATCCCGGTCTCGAACCTCGGCGGCTTCGGCCTCGGCCTGATCCTCGGCCTGGTGGCCGGCGGACTGCTGATGGCCTGGCGCCCGGTGCCGGCGCCGGTCGAGCCCGGCCGCTGGGCCGCGGACGCCGACGAGCCGGCCGCGGAGCCCGCCACCGCGGAGTACGCCGCCCAGGAGCCCGCCGAGGTCGCCGCGCCCGCCGTGCCGGCCCAGCAGGCACCCGCCGACGAGGCCGTCGCGGCCGCCGATCCCGGGGAGCCGCGGTGA
- a CDS encoding TetR/AcrR family transcriptional regulator, with protein MAPTTPQPAAPDSTAPDSTVPPRGKGRPRSATADRAILDATREALADLGWGGLTMGDVAARAGVAKTTLYRRWPSKNELVVDAVASLFDELEMADLGSLRADIAATVSRFADLLARPESQAALMALFAEGSRDPHLRTRIRERIVDPQKHLVRTGRSHAQARGELRSDRDERTACEEIDLVFDLIAGAVEHRLLVAGEAVTPRWLERFTTMVLGALTSLAEE; from the coding sequence GTGGCCCCCACCACCCCGCAGCCTGCCGCCCCGGACAGCACGGCCCCGGACAGCACCGTCCCGCCCCGCGGCAAGGGCCGTCCCCGCAGCGCCACCGCCGACCGCGCGATCCTCGACGCCACCCGCGAGGCGCTCGCCGACCTCGGCTGGGGCGGCCTGACGATGGGCGACGTCGCGGCCCGCGCCGGCGTCGCCAAGACCACCCTGTACCGGCGCTGGCCGTCCAAGAACGAGCTGGTGGTGGACGCGGTCGCCAGCCTCTTCGACGAGCTGGAGATGGCCGACCTGGGCAGCCTGCGGGCGGACATCGCCGCCACCGTGAGCCGCTTCGCCGACCTGCTCGCCCGCCCCGAGTCCCAGGCGGCACTGATGGCGCTGTTCGCCGAGGGCAGCCGCGACCCGCACCTGCGCACCCGCATCCGCGAACGCATCGTCGACCCGCAGAAGCACCTGGTGCGCACCGGCCGCAGCCACGCCCAGGCCCGCGGCGAACTGCGCTCGGACCGCGACGAGCGCACCGCCTGCGAGGAGATCGACCTGGTCTTCGACCTGATCGCGGGCGCGGTCGAGCACCGGCTGCTGGTGGCCGGCGAGGCGGTCACGCCGCGGTGGCTGGAGCGCTTCACCACGATGGTGCTCGGCGCGCTCACCAGCCTCGCCGAGGAGTAG
- a CDS encoding M4 family metallopeptidase: MKRKLTVGAVLSASAVLASAIQVSAGIAQAVPAPAYQAAPNARAALMAQATADAPAAAHALGLSGQEALVAKDAVVDANGTRHTRYERTLGGLPVIGGDLVVHQTAKGAVTSVDRAVQGSIAPASLTPKLSAGQAAAKATGAVQATVGRTVDADTAALSTVSAAPGAELVVWAASGTPRLAYRSTVTGVRADGTPSRQILVTDAASGAVLSSHEEIQTAAGTGKGVFVGSVALTTTLSGSTYQLKDATRGGQYTTDLAHKTSGKGTLYTDADNAWGTGTVSSGQSAAVDAQYGVAATWDFYKNTFGRNGIRGDGVGAYSRVHYGNNYVNAFWDDSCFCMTYGDGASNTHPLTEIDVAGHEMSHGVTANTAGLNYSGESGGLNEATSDIFGTGVEFYANLASDKPDYLIGELININGNGTPLRYMDKPSKDGASADYWSSSVGSKDVHYSSGVANHFFYLLSEGSGAKTINGVSYNSPTYNGATLTGIGRAKALQVWYRALSVYMTSTTNYKAARTATLNAAKDLYGSGSAEYNAVAATWTAVNVN, encoded by the coding sequence GTGAAGCGAAAGCTGACAGTCGGAGCCGTTCTCTCTGCGTCGGCGGTACTCGCCAGCGCGATCCAGGTCAGCGCCGGTATCGCGCAGGCCGTCCCCGCGCCGGCCTACCAGGCCGCACCGAACGCCCGCGCCGCGCTGATGGCGCAGGCCACCGCGGACGCCCCGGCCGCCGCCCACGCCCTCGGCCTGAGCGGCCAGGAGGCCCTGGTCGCCAAGGACGCCGTGGTCGACGCCAACGGCACCCGGCACACCCGGTACGAGCGCACCCTCGGCGGACTTCCCGTCATCGGCGGCGACCTGGTGGTGCACCAGACCGCGAAGGGCGCCGTCACCTCCGTCGACCGCGCGGTGCAGGGCTCGATCGCCCCCGCCTCGCTCACCCCGAAGCTGTCCGCCGGACAGGCCGCGGCCAAGGCCACCGGCGCCGTGCAGGCCACCGTCGGCCGCACGGTGGACGCCGACACGGCCGCGCTCAGCACGGTCTCCGCCGCCCCCGGCGCCGAGCTCGTGGTCTGGGCCGCCTCCGGTACCCCGCGGCTGGCCTACCGCTCCACCGTCACCGGCGTGCGCGCCGACGGCACCCCCAGCCGGCAGATCCTGGTCACCGACGCCGCCAGTGGCGCCGTGCTCTCCAGCCACGAGGAGATCCAGACCGCAGCCGGCACCGGCAAGGGCGTCTTCGTCGGCAGTGTGGCGCTCACCACCACGCTCTCCGGCTCCACGTACCAGCTGAAGGACGCCACCCGTGGCGGCCAGTACACCACCGACCTGGCCCACAAGACCTCGGGCAAGGGCACCCTCTACACCGACGCGGACAACGCCTGGGGCACCGGCACGGTCTCCAGCGGCCAGTCGGCGGCGGTCGACGCCCAGTACGGCGTCGCGGCGACCTGGGACTTCTACAAGAACACCTTCGGCCGCAACGGCATCCGGGGCGACGGGGTCGGCGCGTACAGCCGCGTCCACTACGGCAACAACTACGTGAACGCGTTCTGGGACGACTCCTGCTTCTGCATGACGTACGGCGACGGGGCGAGCAACACCCACCCGCTCACCGAGATCGACGTCGCCGGCCACGAGATGAGCCACGGCGTCACCGCCAACACCGCCGGCCTCAACTACTCCGGCGAGTCCGGCGGCCTCAACGAGGCGACCTCGGACATCTTCGGAACCGGTGTGGAGTTCTACGCCAACCTCGCCTCGGACAAGCCGGACTACCTCATCGGCGAGCTGATCAACATCAACGGCAACGGCACGCCGCTGCGCTACATGGACAAGCCCTCCAAGGACGGCGCCTCCGCCGACTACTGGTCCTCGTCCGTGGGCAGCAAGGACGTCCACTACTCCTCGGGCGTCGCCAACCACTTCTTCTACCTGCTGTCCGAGGGCAGCGGCGCGAAGACGATCAACGGCGTCAGCTACAACAGCCCGACCTACAACGGCGCCACCCTCACCGGCATCGGCCGCGCCAAGGCGCTGCAGGTCTGGTACCGGGCGCTGAGCGTCTACATGACCTCCACCACCAACTACAAGGCCGCCCGCACCGCGACCCTGAACGCGGCCAAGGACCTGTACGGCAGCGGCTCCGCCGAGTACAACGCGGTGGCCGCCACCTGGACCGCGGTCAACGTCAACTGA